From one Luteolibacter sp. SL250 genomic stretch:
- a CDS encoding putative porin — protein sequence MLRSVSIALIATSTLHGQEPADIPVPDVPPADLPLAEGAIDPVLPTPPQAGPSTNVTVNLISRLVQKGILTAEEAQVLIQQAEADAARATEAQAAAAAPIDPYTGTPQGQDTRVTYIPENVRKDLRDEIRQELMAQAREENWGTQEVPDWTRTFRLFGDFRGRYEWTNFGNENDTSALFTNYNAINSGAPFDVSSMPLQFPALYNADQDRERARIRLRAGAEIMLGDGFNAGIRLASGDSNSPTSTNQTLGSGGGNFSKYAFWLDRAFLSYDAGPRLNDGQELTFFLGRFDSPFFSSEVQWDDDIGFDGLAVRGRVNLVEDKLSTFFSGGVFPIFNTDFNFSSNQPEKIASTDRWLYAAQVGIDWKINDDWKAKVGLAYYDFKNVEGELSSPFTPLFSSQEGDTDHRRLIGGQRGNTRMPLRNIVPTPANNNGAINQWQYYGLASEFRNLTLTGKLEYDRYEEVKFSLLGEITKNLGFDESEVASRAFSDGRPGRTLLNSPDDFQGGDLAWNVAFQVGKPGLTSKGDWVASLGYRYVESDAVLDGFTDSDFGGGGTNLKGFTLGGAYAISPNVRIGARWMSADEIDGPPLATDTIQFDINARF from the coding sequence ATGCTCCGCTCCGTCTCCATCGCACTCATCGCCACCTCGACGCTCCACGGCCAGGAACCGGCCGACATTCCCGTACCGGATGTCCCGCCCGCCGATCTGCCTTTGGCAGAAGGTGCCATCGATCCCGTCCTACCCACACCGCCGCAAGCCGGACCGTCCACCAATGTGACGGTCAATCTCATCTCGCGTCTGGTGCAGAAGGGCATCCTCACGGCGGAGGAAGCGCAGGTTCTCATCCAGCAGGCGGAGGCGGATGCAGCACGGGCAACGGAGGCACAAGCCGCGGCAGCCGCGCCCATCGATCCCTACACCGGAACTCCACAGGGACAGGACACCCGCGTCACCTACATCCCTGAGAACGTCCGCAAGGACCTGCGCGACGAGATCCGCCAGGAACTCATGGCCCAGGCGCGGGAGGAAAACTGGGGCACGCAGGAAGTCCCGGACTGGACCCGCACCTTCCGTCTCTTCGGCGACTTCCGCGGACGCTATGAGTGGACGAACTTCGGCAACGAGAACGATACCTCCGCGCTGTTCACCAACTACAACGCCATCAACTCCGGAGCTCCGTTTGATGTCTCAAGCATGCCGCTCCAGTTCCCCGCACTCTACAACGCGGACCAGGACCGCGAGCGGGCGCGCATCCGCCTCCGCGCCGGAGCGGAGATCATGCTGGGTGACGGCTTCAACGCCGGCATCCGCCTGGCCAGCGGAGACAGCAACTCCCCCACCTCCACCAACCAGACATTGGGTTCCGGTGGCGGCAATTTTTCGAAGTATGCGTTCTGGCTGGATCGCGCCTTCCTGAGCTATGACGCAGGACCGCGCCTGAACGACGGTCAGGAACTCACCTTCTTCCTCGGACGTTTCGACAGCCCGTTCTTCTCCTCGGAAGTCCAGTGGGACGACGACATCGGTTTCGACGGTCTCGCGGTGCGCGGAAGGGTGAACCTTGTGGAAGACAAGCTGTCCACCTTCTTCTCCGGTGGCGTGTTCCCCATCTTCAACACGGACTTCAACTTCTCCTCCAACCAGCCGGAGAAGATCGCGTCCACGGATCGGTGGCTCTATGCGGCGCAGGTTGGCATCGACTGGAAGATCAACGACGACTGGAAGGCAAAAGTCGGTCTGGCCTACTACGACTTCAAGAATGTCGAGGGTGAGCTGTCCTCACCGTTCACCCCACTCTTCTCCTCACAAGAGGGCGACACCGACCACCGCAGGCTCATCGGCGGTCAGCGTGGCAACACCCGGATGCCCCTGCGCAACATCGTGCCGACGCCTGCCAACAACAACGGTGCCATCAACCAATGGCAGTACTACGGCCTCGCATCCGAGTTCCGCAACCTGACGCTGACCGGAAAGCTCGAATACGACCGTTATGAGGAAGTGAAGTTCTCCCTCCTCGGGGAGATCACGAAGAACCTCGGCTTCGATGAATCCGAAGTGGCGAGCCGCGCGTTCAGCGACGGACGCCCCGGCCGTACGCTGCTCAACTCACCTGATGATTTCCAAGGTGGCGATCTCGCATGGAACGTCGCGTTCCAGGTCGGGAAGCCCGGACTCACCAGCAAAGGCGATTGGGTTGCCAGCCTCGGCTACCGCTACGTCGAGAGTGACGCCGTCCTCGATGGCTTCACCGATTCCGACTTCGGCGGCGGTGGCACCAACCTCAAGGGCTTCACCCTCGGTGGTGCCTACGCCATCAGCCCGAACGTCCGCATCGGCGCGCGCTGGATGAGCGCGGACGAGATCGACGGCCCGCCGCTCGCCACGGACACCATCCAATTCGACATCAACGCACGCTTCTAA
- a CDS encoding biopolymer transporter ExbD, with protein sequence MASAEEKYDDINVTPMVDLYLVLLLIFIIMTTAGVQGMKVDLPRAGGKAAADISAPKTQAITINPEGKIFLNTIPVTLPELETKLSALKSSTPEFPVVVRGDRASQYQGVMDVLDVLGRVGVEKIGLATQAPK encoded by the coding sequence ATGGCCTCCGCTGAAGAAAAATACGACGACATCAACGTCACGCCGATGGTGGACCTCTACCTGGTGCTGCTGCTCATCTTCATCATCATGACCACTGCCGGGGTGCAGGGCATGAAGGTGGACCTGCCGCGAGCGGGTGGAAAGGCTGCGGCGGACATCAGCGCGCCGAAGACCCAGGCCATCACCATCAACCCCGAAGGGAAGATCTTCCTCAACACCATCCCGGTGACGCTGCCGGAGCTGGAGACGAAGCTTTCCGCCCTGAAGTCCTCCACGCCGGAGTTCCCGGTGGTGGTGCGCGGTGACCGGGCGTCCCAGTACCAGGGGGTGATGGATGTGCTCGATGTGCTCGGCCGAGTGGGTGTCGAGAAGATCGGCCTGGCAACCCAGGCACCGAAGTAA
- a CDS encoding POTRA domain-containing protein produces MAAGYLLLLAHGLSPAQSPEAAAPSPVFYVKEYRISGSTKLTTLEIQKTVYPYLGPARTADDVEKARQALEKAYRDKNYQTVSVLIPQQDPRFGIIRFEVVEGKVARLRVNGVKWFLPSRIRAAVPSLAEGQVPDLKQTEKEIIALNRLADRRVTPSLKAGTEPGTVDIDLTVEDKLPLHGSLELNNRYSADTSKLRLNGALSYGNLFQRGHTAGGSFQVAPENTDDSLVYSAYYLARINERVSLMLQGTKQESDISTLGGTTAVAGAGEILGLRAIFDLPPGKDFYQTFTLGLDWKNLEETTYAGSGGVVLREAPIEYFPLSASYSAAFIGEDRFTDVNLTATLHLRGFAGSDDSDFDDKRAYSRASFFHLRGDISHTIDLTCGSQLFGKLQGQLADGPLVNSEQLAGGGLGNARGYLESEALGDNGIFATFEYRTPSFTGVEDENGKRRDEWRIHAFLEGGILGIYDPLAGQDSTMTFASFGVGTRFKYAGHYHGSVDFALPILDQGTTRAFDPLITFRGWADF; encoded by the coding sequence GTGGCTGCCGGTTACCTGCTTCTGTTGGCCCATGGTCTCTCGCCCGCGCAATCGCCCGAAGCAGCGGCACCTTCGCCGGTTTTCTATGTGAAGGAATACCGCATCTCCGGCTCAACGAAGCTAACCACCCTGGAGATCCAGAAAACCGTCTATCCCTACCTGGGTCCCGCCCGCACCGCGGACGACGTTGAGAAGGCCCGCCAGGCATTGGAAAAGGCCTACCGGGACAAGAACTACCAGACCGTCTCCGTGCTCATTCCACAGCAGGACCCGCGGTTCGGGATCATCCGGTTCGAAGTGGTGGAAGGCAAGGTGGCCCGTCTCCGGGTGAATGGCGTGAAGTGGTTCCTGCCGAGCAGGATCAGGGCCGCCGTCCCATCGCTGGCGGAGGGCCAAGTCCCGGACCTCAAACAGACCGAGAAAGAAATCATCGCACTGAACCGGCTGGCCGACCGCCGCGTCACGCCGTCCCTGAAGGCGGGGACGGAGCCAGGCACCGTGGACATCGATCTGACGGTGGAGGACAAGCTGCCGCTCCACGGTTCCCTCGAGCTCAACAACCGTTACAGCGCCGACACAAGCAAGCTGCGGCTCAACGGGGCCCTGAGCTACGGCAACCTTTTCCAGCGGGGCCACACCGCCGGGGGCAGCTTCCAAGTCGCTCCGGAAAACACCGACGACTCACTTGTCTACTCCGCATACTACCTGGCCCGTATCAATGAGAGGGTGAGCTTGATGCTCCAGGGTACCAAGCAGGAGAGTGATATTTCCACGCTGGGCGGCACCACGGCAGTCGCCGGAGCTGGTGAGATCCTGGGGCTGAGAGCCATCTTCGATCTCCCGCCCGGAAAAGATTTCTACCAGACATTCACCCTCGGCCTGGATTGGAAAAATCTTGAGGAAACCACTTATGCCGGTAGCGGCGGAGTCGTCCTTCGGGAGGCACCCATCGAGTATTTCCCCCTCTCCGCCAGTTACTCCGCGGCTTTCATTGGTGAAGACCGCTTCACCGATGTCAATCTGACGGCAACCCTCCACCTGCGAGGCTTCGCAGGCAGCGACGACAGTGATTTCGACGACAAGCGCGCCTACTCCCGCGCCAGCTTCTTCCACCTGAGGGGGGATATCTCCCACACCATCGACCTGACCTGCGGCTCGCAACTCTTCGGCAAGCTGCAGGGACAACTCGCGGATGGACCGTTGGTCAACTCCGAGCAGCTCGCTGGTGGCGGCCTAGGAAATGCCCGCGGCTATCTGGAGTCCGAGGCCCTCGGTGACAATGGCATTTTCGCCACCTTCGAATACCGCACACCTTCATTCACCGGAGTCGAGGATGAGAATGGCAAGCGACGTGACGAATGGCGCATCCATGCCTTCCTCGAAGGTGGCATCCTGGGAATCTACGACCCCCTTGCCGGCCAGGACTCGACCATGACCTTTGCCAGCTTCGGTGTCGGCACCCGGTTCAAATATGCGGGCCACTACCACGGCTCCGTGGATTTCGCGCTCCCCATTCTCGACCAGGGAACCACCCGGGCGTTCGACCCACTCATCACTTTCCGTGGCTGGGCCGACTTCTGA
- a CDS encoding peptidylprolyl isomerase: MKALILSLSLIATIARGDTVLGKIGEIELTTAGAREALAGLQAESNTALAKNPAAVGQYVRALLIQRLVLKKADEGKFAEDPAVIAKLVRARETALAEAFLESHSTPPEAYPSDDELKAAYESAKPSLLLPKAWNLSQIFVKGEAKRDAIQKALAAKGADFAAIARESSEEKASAVNGGMIGWLTEAQLQPAIAGKIPSLAKGQVSPPIQLNDGWHFIKVTDIREPSTASFEQVRGQLIVRLRADRAKQMRAEFINQLLKDHPLAINEIELSKILSAP; this comes from the coding sequence ATGAAGGCACTTATCCTCTCCCTTTCGCTCATCGCCACCATCGCCCGTGGCGATACGGTTCTCGGCAAGATCGGCGAGATCGAGCTCACCACCGCCGGAGCACGTGAGGCGCTGGCTGGACTGCAGGCGGAGAGCAACACCGCCCTTGCCAAGAATCCCGCCGCCGTCGGCCAATATGTCCGCGCCCTGCTCATCCAGCGGCTGGTCCTGAAGAAGGCTGATGAAGGGAAATTCGCGGAGGATCCGGCGGTCATCGCGAAACTGGTCCGCGCGCGGGAGACCGCGCTTGCCGAAGCCTTTCTGGAAAGCCACTCCACCCCACCGGAAGCATATCCCTCCGATGACGAACTGAAGGCAGCCTACGAGTCCGCAAAGCCGTCGCTCCTCCTGCCGAAGGCATGGAACCTTTCCCAGATCTTCGTCAAAGGTGAGGCCAAGCGCGATGCAATCCAGAAAGCCCTCGCAGCCAAGGGCGCGGATTTCGCGGCCATCGCCAGGGAGTCCAGCGAGGAGAAGGCCAGCGCCGTGAATGGTGGCATGATCGGGTGGCTGACGGAAGCCCAGCTCCAGCCCGCGATCGCTGGAAAGATCCCATCGCTCGCCAAGGGGCAGGTTTCCCCCCCCATCCAGCTCAACGACGGCTGGCATTTCATCAAGGTCACCGACATCCGGGAACCATCCACCGCCAGTTTCGAACAGGTCCGCGGACAACTCATCGTACGGTTGCGCGCCGACCGCGCGAAGCAGATGCGGGCCGAGTTCATCAACCAACTTCTCAAGGATCATCCTCTCGCCATCAACGAGATCGAACTTTCCAAAATCCTCTCCGCTCCATGA
- a CDS encoding FAD-dependent oxidoreductase produces the protein MTRHIFLTAALLLPLQAAEHSADICIYGGTSAGVVAAVQGTKMGKSVILLEPGQHLGSMASEGLGGTDIDNHGPFQNSPAVGGLALDYYRRIAKAYGREEPFEEMLRAKTKKKELWRFEPHVAEKVFDEWAAEAKVKVIRGARLADEGAAVKDGAALTSVRTVSGDTVSAKVFIDATYEGDLLAAAGVTCTVGREGNTKYGETLNGIVTTTKHSQFEKKIDPYKTPGDPASGLIFGVSDEALGEHGAPSPAIQAFAFRNNFTKDPALRIPFAKPDNYDVTKYELQRRFLEAGGNVGAPNPALPTGKTDPGGWHHLTGNMPNWNHGYPAASHADRQKMLKDSLDYIKGLCWFLANDPAVPEKTRMIWSQWGTAKDEFTDNDGWPRTFYVRNGRRMVSDFVLIEQHGTKTNTLPVEDSVAMVWWPHDLHNARRIVKDGFAWNEGAVFGGTNWIPFGVPYRSLYPKATECSNLLTPTCPSSSYVAYGAYRIEFTFMAAAQATATAAAIAIDDKQAVQKVDYTKLRERLLADGQVIAIPEGTF, from the coding sequence ATGACCCGCCACATTTTCCTCACCGCAGCCCTCCTCCTCCCCCTGCAAGCCGCAGAGCACTCCGCCGACATCTGCATCTACGGGGGAACCAGCGCCGGAGTGGTCGCCGCCGTCCAGGGAACGAAAATGGGCAAGTCCGTCATCCTGCTGGAACCCGGCCAACACCTCGGCAGCATGGCCAGCGAGGGCCTCGGCGGAACCGACATCGACAACCACGGCCCGTTCCAGAACAGCCCGGCCGTGGGCGGACTGGCATTGGATTACTATCGCCGGATCGCAAAAGCCTATGGACGGGAGGAACCGTTCGAAGAGATGCTCCGGGCCAAGACCAAGAAAAAGGAACTGTGGCGCTTCGAGCCGCATGTCGCAGAGAAAGTTTTCGACGAATGGGCGGCGGAGGCGAAAGTGAAAGTCATCCGCGGGGCGCGCCTGGCCGATGAGGGGGCCGCCGTGAAGGATGGAGCCGCCCTGACGTCCGTCCGCACCGTTTCCGGGGACACGGTGAGTGCCAAAGTTTTCATCGATGCGACCTATGAAGGCGACCTTCTGGCCGCCGCCGGCGTCACCTGCACCGTGGGTCGCGAAGGCAACACGAAGTATGGGGAGACTCTCAACGGGATCGTCACGACCACGAAGCACAGCCAGTTCGAGAAAAAGATCGATCCCTACAAGACGCCCGGAGATCCGGCTAGCGGCCTGATCTTCGGAGTGAGCGACGAGGCGCTGGGCGAACATGGCGCACCCAGTCCGGCGATCCAGGCGTTCGCGTTCCGCAACAACTTCACCAAGGATCCCGCCCTCCGGATCCCCTTCGCGAAGCCGGACAATTATGACGTCACGAAATACGAACTCCAGCGCCGCTTTCTGGAGGCCGGAGGCAATGTCGGCGCGCCGAACCCCGCCCTGCCCACCGGAAAGACGGACCCCGGCGGCTGGCACCACCTCACCGGCAACATGCCGAACTGGAACCACGGCTACCCGGCGGCCTCCCACGCCGACCGGCAGAAGATGCTGAAGGACAGCCTGGACTACATCAAGGGCCTCTGCTGGTTCCTGGCCAACGATCCCGCCGTCCCGGAAAAGACCCGCATGATCTGGTCCCAATGGGGTACCGCCAAGGATGAGTTCACCGACAACGATGGTTGGCCGCGCACTTTCTACGTCCGGAATGGCCGCCGGATGGTCTCGGATTTCGTCCTCATCGAGCAACACGGTACCAAGACCAACACCCTGCCGGTGGAGGATTCCGTCGCCATGGTCTGGTGGCCGCACGACCTCCACAATGCCCGCCGGATCGTGAAGGACGGCTTTGCCTGGAATGAGGGAGCCGTCTTCGGCGGCACCAACTGGATCCCTTTCGGGGTGCCCTACCGCAGCCTCTACCCGAAGGCAACGGAATGCAGCAACCTGTTGACCCCCACCTGCCCTTCCTCCTCCTATGTTGCCTACGGTGCCTACCGCATCGAGTTCACCTTCATGGCCGCCGCACAGGCCACCGCCACCGCCGCGGCCATCGCCATCGATGACAAGCAGGCCGTGCAGAAAGTGGACTACACGAAACTCCGGGAACGGCTGCTGGCGGACGGGCAGGTCATTGCCATCCCGGAAGGTACTTTCTGA
- a CDS encoding DUF2341 domain-containing protein produces the protein MRFIIPLLTLPLLQTSILHAEDKPAAWWNPAWSQRQLLTLDTSAASSDASGAATVLVRLHDGNFQFANATEGGSDLRFIAGDGKTSLPYQVEKWDGLLNEAFVWVRLPEITSGGKTTAYLYYGGGDPAVAAPDKAKAYGDNSAAVHHFSEPTPADATSNANNANAAATLAEGSLIGRGLRLPSPAPLTLAGSDSINWTQGQDLGVSFWIKPASLQANAALLSRGDFKILLDQGIPLIESAGQRSNAGAPVAAGSWHHLVVVSKDGGLQLFLDGKPYGQLAAVLPAGNDALAIGHAAESEAFIGEMDELHITRTAPTPGDIQLAFANQGSSEAAQRTLFLGEVEGGEATGSHSAALEHVMLFGDIARNMMFDGWIAIGVCIIMIVVGWTVAFRKFTYLNSIQKGTAEFLSQWKSLSSDLTALDHTDEKSIRTLGGSTAPATLALVEKSPLYEIYHIGSEEIRHRLARDKNRTQGLSGRSIQAIRAALDAGLVRVTHKLTNGLVYLTISIAGGPYVGLLGTVVGVMITFAIIAKSGEVDVNSIAPGIASALLATVAGLVVAIPALFIYSYLNSRIKNTTAEIQVFIDEFIAKMAEYYPPAGEVSPYAPAERPTPESKP, from the coding sequence ATGCGCTTCATCATCCCATTGCTCACGTTGCCGCTGCTCCAGACCTCCATCCTTCACGCCGAGGACAAGCCCGCCGCCTGGTGGAACCCGGCATGGAGCCAGCGACAGTTGCTCACCCTCGATACCTCCGCAGCGTCGTCCGATGCCAGCGGCGCGGCCACGGTGCTGGTACGCCTGCACGACGGCAATTTCCAGTTCGCCAACGCGACCGAAGGCGGATCCGACCTGCGTTTCATCGCCGGTGATGGCAAGACCTCCCTCCCCTACCAGGTGGAGAAGTGGGACGGCTTGCTGAATGAGGCATTCGTCTGGGTGAGGCTGCCGGAGATCACCAGCGGAGGTAAAACCACCGCCTACCTCTACTACGGTGGCGGGGATCCCGCCGTCGCGGCTCCTGACAAAGCCAAGGCCTACGGTGACAACAGCGCCGCAGTCCATCATTTCAGCGAACCGACACCGGCGGATGCCACCTCCAATGCCAACAATGCGAACGCCGCCGCAACCCTCGCCGAGGGATCCCTGATCGGCCGCGGACTGCGTCTTCCCTCGCCTGCGCCCCTCACGCTCGCCGGCAGCGACTCCATCAACTGGACCCAGGGTCAGGACCTGGGTGTGAGCTTCTGGATCAAGCCCGCGTCCCTCCAGGCAAATGCCGCGCTCCTGTCCCGCGGAGACTTCAAGATCCTCCTCGATCAGGGCATCCCGCTCATCGAATCGGCGGGACAACGCAGCAATGCAGGTGCACCGGTCGCCGCGGGATCCTGGCACCACCTCGTCGTCGTTTCAAAGGATGGCGGCCTCCAGCTCTTCCTGGACGGCAAGCCTTACGGGCAGCTCGCCGCGGTTCTGCCTGCCGGCAATGATGCGCTCGCCATCGGCCACGCAGCAGAGAGTGAGGCATTCATCGGTGAAATGGATGAACTTCACATCACACGGACAGCCCCGACTCCGGGCGACATCCAGCTCGCCTTCGCGAACCAGGGATCATCTGAGGCAGCCCAGCGGACCCTGTTCCTCGGCGAAGTCGAAGGGGGTGAAGCCACCGGCAGCCACAGCGCCGCCCTCGAACACGTCATGCTCTTCGGTGACATCGCCAGGAACATGATGTTCGACGGCTGGATCGCCATCGGCGTCTGCATCATCATGATCGTCGTCGGTTGGACCGTCGCCTTCCGGAAATTCACCTACCTCAACTCCATCCAGAAGGGCACCGCGGAGTTCCTCAGCCAGTGGAAGAGCCTTTCATCCGACCTCACCGCGCTCGACCACACCGATGAGAAGAGCATCCGTACGCTCGGTGGCAGCACCGCTCCCGCGACGCTCGCGCTCGTCGAAAAGTCGCCGCTTTACGAAATCTACCACATCGGCTCGGAGGAAATCCGTCACCGTCTGGCACGCGACAAGAACCGCACACAGGGACTCTCCGGACGCTCGATCCAGGCCATCCGCGCCGCGCTCGACGCCGGCTTGGTCCGCGTCACCCACAAGCTCACCAACGGACTGGTCTACCTGACCATCTCCATCGCCGGTGGCCCCTATGTCGGCCTGCTCGGCACCGTCGTCGGCGTCATGATCACCTTCGCCATCATCGCGAAGTCCGGTGAGGTCGATGTGAACTCCATCGCACCCGGCATCGCCTCCGCGCTGCTGGCCACCGTGGCGGGTCTGGTCGTCGCGATCCCCGCGCTGTTCATCTACTCCTATCTCAACTCCCGGATCAAGAATACCACCGCCGAGATCCAGGTCTTCATCGATGAGTTCATCGCCAAGATGGCGGAGTACTACCCACCCGCCGGTGAGGTATCCCCTTATGCCCCGGCGGAACGCCCGACCCCGGAAAGCAAACCTTGA
- a CDS encoding carbonic anhydrase — protein sequence MDTLKQLLDNNRNWADSVIKAEPDFFSRLANQQTPEYLWIGCSDSRVPANQITGLAPGEVFVHRNVANVVAETDFNVLAVLQYAVDVLKVKHILIVGHYGCGGVKAALENVRHGIIDNWLAPIRSLRRLYKEELEGLSPADALDRLCEYNVLHQAKHVARTTILEDAWARGQEIAIHSWIYRLDTGRISVLSDAIKAPMDPNI from the coding sequence ATGGACACGCTGAAACAACTCCTCGACAACAACCGCAACTGGGCGGACTCCGTCATCAAGGCTGAGCCGGACTTTTTCTCCCGCCTGGCGAACCAACAGACCCCCGAGTATCTGTGGATCGGGTGTTCCGACAGCCGCGTCCCGGCCAACCAGATCACCGGGTTGGCTCCGGGAGAGGTGTTCGTCCACCGGAACGTGGCCAACGTGGTCGCGGAGACGGATTTCAACGTGCTGGCCGTGCTCCAGTACGCCGTGGATGTCCTGAAAGTGAAGCACATCCTCATCGTCGGCCACTACGGCTGTGGCGGGGTGAAGGCTGCGCTGGAAAACGTGCGCCACGGCATCATCGACAACTGGCTGGCCCCCATCCGCTCGCTCCGGAGGCTCTACAAGGAAGAGCTGGAAGGCCTTTCCCCGGCGGATGCCCTCGACCGCCTGTGCGAGTACAACGTCCTCCACCAGGCGAAACACGTCGCACGCACCACCATCCTGGAAGATGCCTGGGCACGGGGACAGGAGATCGCCATCCATTCCTGGATCTACCGCCTGGATACGGGCCGGATTTCCGTGCTGTCGGACGCGATCAAGGCACCGATGGATCCGAACATTTGA
- a CDS encoding carbohydrate kinase family protein produces the protein MKRHGILTAGNFLVDYIKLIDDYPTEDMLAIIRSQTRSNGGGPYNMVKNLARMKVDFPIQAAALLGDDDNGRWILDDLQADGIDTTFVHFTGERGTSFTDVMCNQKNGRRTFFHDPGTNALFDGDQIDFTSTSAKILHLGLLMILEKLDSFADDGETLAAHLLARAGQAGLVTSIDLVSTEHPRFRDIALSSLRHTDYAIINELEASRVLGRSIPADSETDLADATAELISLGVRRAAVIHTAWGGFLTTAEGSFVSRLSPKLPDGYIRGANGAGDAFATGFLYGIHEDWTLEECLRMAIGAATACLSDPTPSNGLRPVEECLQLV, from the coding sequence ATGAAACGCCACGGCATCCTCACGGCGGGAAACTTTCTCGTCGATTACATCAAGCTCATCGACGACTACCCGACGGAAGATATGCTCGCCATCATCCGCTCCCAGACGCGGTCGAATGGCGGCGGTCCCTACAACATGGTGAAGAACCTGGCCCGGATGAAGGTGGACTTCCCCATCCAGGCCGCCGCCCTGCTGGGAGATGATGACAACGGACGCTGGATCCTCGATGACCTGCAGGCGGACGGCATCGACACCACCTTCGTCCATTTCACCGGAGAACGTGGCACTTCCTTCACGGATGTGATGTGCAACCAGAAGAACGGCCGCCGGACTTTCTTCCATGATCCGGGCACCAACGCGCTGTTCGACGGCGACCAGATCGACTTCACCTCCACGTCCGCGAAGATCCTCCATCTGGGGCTGCTGATGATCCTGGAAAAACTGGATTCGTTCGCCGATGACGGGGAAACTCTCGCCGCGCATCTGCTCGCCCGCGCGGGGCAAGCGGGCCTGGTCACCAGCATCGACCTGGTGAGCACGGAGCATCCCCGCTTCCGGGACATCGCCCTCAGCTCGCTGCGGCACACGGACTACGCCATCATCAATGAACTGGAGGCGTCGCGGGTGCTGGGACGCTCCATCCCGGCGGACTCGGAAACGGATCTTGCAGATGCCACCGCGGAACTCATTTCCCTCGGAGTGCGCCGCGCGGCAGTGATCCACACGGCATGGGGTGGGTTCCTCACCACTGCGGAAGGCAGCTTCGTCTCCCGCCTTTCACCGAAGCTGCCGGACGGCTACATCCGCGGGGCGAACGGCGCGGGAGATGCCTTCGCTACCGGCTTTCTGTATGGCATTCATGAGGACTGGACGTTGGAGGAATGCCTGCGGATGGCCATCGGCGCGGCGACCGCCTGCCTTTCGGATCCCACGCCCTCCAACGGCCTGCGACCGGTGGAGGAGTGCCTGCAGCTGGTGTAA
- a CDS encoding PEP-CTERM sorting domain-containing protein: MKPSFIFACASLPVICGTVHGATVTGSYTIAPNDASTPPHVMPSGPDTDWAYWTRGNGLTSGPLAATNSSFTGPRNFELSTLNGGSLRGPANTTTGAPVSFFTYDNGTSPTEPDAGTSTTYRPTGIFNSQLGPNGTGTSNPSGAGIQTTLSGFPSQSLISVWVYNFSAQGTFEVFINGTLSYTETVAIPSANPSDGKAAYLFSLNFTPDTTTDEVNIRYRMTDRLSTDANAHVGLQAITISPIPEPASLAMLLLGTGTLGFRRRRI, from the coding sequence GTGAAACCATCGTTCATCTTCGCATGCGCCTCCCTCCCCGTGATCTGCGGCACCGTCCACGGTGCCACGGTCACAGGCTCCTACACCATCGCTCCGAACGATGCCAGCACGCCTCCACACGTGATGCCATCGGGACCGGATACGGATTGGGCCTATTGGACCCGCGGCAACGGCCTCACCTCCGGGCCGCTGGCCGCCACCAACAGCAGCTTTACGGGCCCCCGGAATTTTGAGCTTTCCACCCTGAACGGTGGTTCGCTGCGCGGTCCCGCAAACACAACGACCGGGGCGCCGGTGAGCTTCTTCACTTACGACAACGGAACCTCTCCGACTGAACCGGATGCCGGCACCAGCACCACCTACCGGCCCACGGGGATTTTCAACAGCCAGCTGGGCCCGAATGGTACCGGAACCTCCAATCCTTCCGGAGCCGGCATCCAGACCACGCTCAGCGGATTTCCGAGCCAGAGCCTGATCAGCGTATGGGTCTATAATTTCAGCGCCCAAGGCACCTTTGAAGTCTTCATCAATGGCACCCTGAGTTACACGGAAACCGTAGCGATCCCTTCCGCAAATCCGTCGGATGGAAAAGCCGCCTACCTTTTCAGCCTAAATTTCACCCCGGACACCACTACGGATGAAGTGAATATCCGTTACAGGATGACCGACCGTCTTTCCACGGATGCCAACGCCCACGTCGGCCTCCAGGCGATCACCATTTCCCCGATCCCTGAACCCGCTTCGCTGGCCATGCTCTTGCTGGGAACCGGGACCCTGGGGTTCCGCCGCCGGAGGATCTGA